One Phaseolus vulgaris cultivar G19833 chromosome 4, P. vulgaris v2.0, whole genome shotgun sequence DNA window includes the following coding sequences:
- the LOC137836726 gene encoding uncharacterized protein — MAMDTGSSNSLFTHIASRELFRVRKRPRMDGFVSAFNEIGSLAIQHNAEDTVPLSLSFCKTAKFAHILAVSDEDGYVSLFDTRRKFPVTANFGDNIEDEKICNWVSHQNAVFDTCWIKEDMQILTASGDQTIKLWDVQEQKCLGVLTGHTGSVKSMCSHPTNADIIVSGSRDGSFRIWDLRCKSTAKSRRGEVSLCSMGGVNGAHVSSQSRRTRRGKAASMSITSVLCLKDQVSVATASAVDSVLKFWDTRNLKSSVAQTCPCPQSTEKQNLHGISSLSQDESGLFLSASCMDNRIYLYNTLQLEKGPLKSFSGCLIESFFVKSAISPDASNIVSGSSDGNAYVWKVDKPLEDPTILKTLVGEVTAVNWCSYEIGKFATCSDDFTVRVWNKNSYVSRTQCASAVRRRVMAIPSTECKMLLNNGKRYSKTDEDAFSPDHKLHPISSPTPITPPKMNISEGHSNQLSSGFDPSAVSQKTPESSLKSPSSVLNPPSSLKRTIRDYFSASPRTL, encoded by the exons atGGCAATGGATACTGGAAGCTCTAACTCTCTCTTCACTCACATCGCCTCCAGAGAACTCTTCCGAG TTCGAAAACGACCGCGAATGGACGGATTCGTCTCCGCCTTCAACGAAATCGGATCCCTCGCCATACAGCACAACGCCGAAGACACCGTTCCTCTCTCTCTGTCCTTCTGCAAG ACTGCGAAATTTGCACACATTCTTGCTGTGTCTGATGAAGACGGTTATGTTAGCTTGTTTGATACTCGTCGCAAGTTCCCTGTTACCGCAAACTTTGGAGATAACATAg AAGATGAGAAGATCTGCAATTGGGTTTCGCATCAGAATGCTGTTTTTGATACTTGTTGGATTAAG GAGGATATGCAGATTCTCACGGCATCCGGTGATCAAACA ATAAAATTATGGGATGTTCAAGAACAGAAGTGTCTTGGTGTGTTGACTGGGCACACGGGAAGTGTAAAATCTATGTGTTCCCATCCAACTAATGCTG ATATTATTGTCTCTGGTTCTAGAGATGGATCCTTTCGTATTTGGGACTTGAGATGCAAGTCCACTGCTAAGAGTAGgcgtggagaagttagcctatG CTCAATGGGTGGTGTCAACGGAGCACATGTTTCATCTCAATCACGACGAACTAGGAGGGGAAAG GCTGCTTCCATGAGCATTACATCTGTTCTTTGTCTCAAAGACCAGGTTTCCGTAGCAACTGCTAGCGCAGTCGATAG CGTGTTGAAGTTTTGGGATACCAGAAATTTAAAAAGTAGTGTCGCTCAGACGTGTCCATGTCCTCAGTCAACTGAAAAG CAAAATTTACACGGAATATCTAGCCTGTCCCAAGATGAAAGTGGACTTTTTCTTTCAGCCTCCTGCATGGATAACCG aatttatttatataacactCTTCAACTTGAAAAAGGGCCTTTAAAATCTTTTTCTGGGTGCCTAATTGAATCATTTTTTGTAAAG TCTGCAATTAGCCCTGATGCCTCGAACATAGTCAGTGGTTCTAGTGATGGAAATGCCTATGTTTGGAAG GTTGACAAGCCTCTGGAAGATCCTACTATTTTGAAAACTCTCGTTGGTGAAGTTACAGCAGTTAACTG GTGTAGCTATGAAATTGGAAaatttgcaacttgttctgATGACTTTACT GTTCGAGTATGGAATAAAAACAGTTATGTCTCTAGAACACAATGTGCATCTGCCGTTCGAAGAAGAGTAATGGCAATTCCTAGTACAGAGTGCAAAATGCTTTTAAATAATGGGAAAAGGTACTCTAAAACAGACGAAGATGCTTTTTCACCCGATCATAAACTACATCCAATTTCCTCACCCACTCCAATCACACCACCTAAAATGAACATATCTGAAGGCCACTCGAACCAACTTTCCTCAGGATTTGATCCAAGTGCGGTTTCTCAAAAAACCCCTGAATCTTCTTTGAAAAGCCCCTCATCTGTATTGAACCCTCCATCCTCCCTAAAAAGAACTATCCGAGACTACTTTTCCGCATCTCCAAGAACCTTGTAG
- the LOC137836574 gene encoding cyclin-dependent protein kinase inhibitor SMR6-like, which produces MGFSHSDLESESKKWVIAGIAVRSLKPINTKRVNGGDNKDDNAEELSTTPTAKESRIPDNLPCPPAPRKCRLPTRCGGGTGGVREFFTPPDLESVFKFHKAK; this is translated from the coding sequence ATGGGGTTCTCTCATTCTGACCTGGAATCAGAATCCAAGAAGTGGGTAATTGCCGGAATAGCTGTTCGGTCTCTCAAACCCATCAACACCAAACGCGTCAATGGCGGCGACAACAAAGACGACAATGCTGAAGAACTCTCCACAACACCCACAGCTAAGGAATCAAGGATACCCGACAATTTGCCCTGCCCGCCGGCGCCGCGAAAGTGCAGACTTCCGACCAGGTGTGGCGGCGGCACTGGCGGCGTGAGAGAGTTCTTCACGCCACCTGATTTGGAGAGTGTGTTCAAGTTTCATAAAGCCAAATGA
- the LOC137836727 gene encoding polynucleotide 5'-hydroxyl-kinase NOL9-like, whose amino-acid sequence MDSSPSRDICIPEQWSEAAESIAYSSTPPIVFICGAKNCGKTTFSRYLLNILLHKYAKVAYLDTDVGQPEFTPPAFLSLTVVHKVTPDLTVPCLKTPERCLFFGDVSSKRDPSTYLSYVFAIYDYYQKEYCISEKGENPCNVKLPLIVNTSGWVKGVGYDVLVDMLKYISPTHVVKINISSENKNLPAGEFWLDEEYDGTINLIEINSARQDSSNRSVLFQKDARPLRDLRIMAYFRQCFSSDSNISTIKELAHALASHCPYEVPIASVKIRHLHCEVPSSEMFFSLNATIVGLAVDSEGPENLPWCFGLGIVRGIDAVQGVLFVITPVPHSSLEKVNLLLQGYIQIPSCLLQVQGCISPYMSANTLAIN is encoded by the exons ATGGATTCTTCTCCTTCACGGGACATATGTATTCCGGAGCAATGGTCTGAGGCTGCAGAGTCCATTGCTTACAGTTCAACACCTCCTATTGTTTTTATATGTGGCGCCAAAAATTGTGGGAAGACAACCTTTTCCCGCTATCTCCTAAATATCCTCCTGCACAAATACGCCAAAGTAGCTTATCTTGACACTGATGTTGGCCAACCTGAGTTTACTCCTCCTGCTTTTCTGTCACTAACCGTTGTTCATAAAGTAACTCCAG atttgaCAGTTCCGTGCCTGAAAACACCAGAGAG GTGTCTTTTCTTTGGTGACGTTTCTTCTAAAAGAGATCCATCAACATACTTAAGTTATGTATTTGCCATTTATGATTATTACCAAAAGGAGTATTGCATCTCTGAGAAAGGAGAAAATCCTTGTAATGTCAAGTTGCCTCTTATTGTGAATACTTCTGGCTGGGTGAAAG GTGTTGGTTATGATGTATTAGTGGACATGTTGAAATATATTTCTCCAACACATGTAGTTAAGATAAACATATCCAGTGAAAATAAGAATCTGCCTGCTGGAGAATTCTGGTTAGATGAAGAATATGATGGAACGATTAACCTAATTGAGATAAATTCAGCTCGTCAGGATTCATCGAATAGATC GGTACTTTTTCAGAAGGATGCACGTCCCCTACGTGATTTACGAATAATGGCTTATTTCAGACAGTGCTTTTCTAGTGATTCAAATATTTCTACGATCAAGGAACTTGCACATGCCTTGGCCTCTCACTGTCCTTATGAAGTTCCCATTGCAAGTGTAAAGATTCGGCATCTTCATTGTGAG GTCCCAAGCTCTGAAATGTTCTTCAGTTTGAATGCTACTATCGTTGGCTTAGCTGTTGATTCTGAAGGACCTGAAAATTTACCTTGGTGTTTTGGTCTTG GGATTGTGAGGGGCATTGACGCAGTACAAGGTGTGCTCTTTGTCATTACTCCTGTGCCACATAGTTCCTTGGAAAAAGTCAACCTCTTGCTACAGGGTTATATCCAAATTCCCTCTTGTTTGTTGCAG GTTCAGGGATGTATCTCACCATACATGTCAGCAAATACTTTGGCTATAAACTAG